The following is a genomic window from Novipirellula aureliae.
GCATATCGTAAATCGTGGCCAGGCCGGTCGGCTACGAAGGTGATTTTGTTCTGGTGTGGCTGTCCCGATGAGCAGGGGCGAAGCTCATCCAAAATATCGCAAAGCGTTCGGACAAGTTCGAGATTGGTGCGTTCGTTGTTCCCGCCAATGTTGTAGGTTTCCCCCGCTTTGCCCTGACTCACAACCGTCAACAACGCTCGGCAGTGATCTTCCACGTAGAGCCAGTCGCGAATGTTTTCCCCTTTACCATAGACCGGAATGCTCTCGCCACGAAGACATTTTAGGATGACGACGGGGATAAGCTTTTCAGGGAACTGGAAGGGGCCATAGTTGTTACTGCAGTTCGTTACCAAAACCGGCAGCCCATACGTGTCATGCCAAGCACGGACGAGATGGTCTGACGACGCTTTACTGGCGGAGTAGGGTGAGTGTGGATCGTAGGGAGTCGTTTCGGTGAATTTCCCCTTTCCTTCCGCTCCCAGCGATCCGTAAACCTCGTCGGTGGAGACATGGAGAAAACGGAATTGAGCTGCTGCGTCCGGTGCCAATGAACGCCAATGGTTCAAACTTGACTGTAGCAGGTTGTAGGTGCCGATGACGTTGGTTTGAATAAATTGCCCTGGACCGTCGATCGAGCGATCAACGTGACTTTCGGCAGCCAAGTGCATGACGACTTCAGGACGAAACTCTTTGACGACTTGGT
Proteins encoded in this region:
- the rfbB gene encoding dTDP-glucose 4,6-dehydratase; protein product: MSKRILITGGAGFIGSNLVRMAIDAGHHVLNLDSLTYAGNLASLSEIEANPRYRFSRTDITNAGGVDQVVKEFRPEVVMHLAAESHVDRSIDGPGQFIQTNVIGTYNLLQSSLNHWRSLAPDAAAQFRFLHVSTDEVYGSLGAEGKGKFTETTPYDPHSPYSASKASSDHLVRAWHDTYGLPVLVTNCSNNYGPFQFPEKLIPVVILKCLRGESIPVYGKGENIRDWLYVEDHCRALLTVVSQGKAGETYNIGGNNERTNLELVRTLCDILDELRPCSSGQPHQNKITFVADRPGHDLRYAIDATKIEQELGWRPQEDFESGFRKTVEWYLSNQSWWESILSGDYQLERQGLNPSEEVQ